A DNA window from Planctomycetaceae bacterium contains the following coding sequences:
- the hemP gene encoding hemin uptake protein HemP, giving the protein MTAATFLQEDSYIECTSMTPDPRSQELHSTGQRPDKPESQEIVLSEDLLRGRNQVLIRHGNDVYRLFRTKNNKLVLQK; this is encoded by the coding sequence ATGACTGCCGCAACGTTCCTCCAGGAAGACTCTTACATCGAATGCACGTCTATGACGCCGGATCCGCGTAGCCAGGAATTGCACTCGACCGGTCAACGACCGGACAAACCGGAATCGCAGGAAATCGTCCTGTCAGAAGACCTGCTGCGCGGCCGGAATCAGGTGCTGATCCGGCACGGGAACGATGTCTACCGACTGTTTCGCACGAAAAACAACAAGCTGGTGCTGCAGAAGTAG
- a CDS encoding DUF3179 domain-containing (seleno)protein, producing the protein MLPRCTRADDEPAIPRETAKPITEPPCSYCSTQNRKALIRGDDRVIAWLRASHNGGAFPIRYFLAGPRVVNDTYGLFFYDPDSNFVAAYEKAYGYRMYGRRNGVMIVQGEDGTLWSALTGMAFSGPRKGERLQRIPSLVTDWNYWMMLHPESTTYDLFDGDTYKSVALPMEVGPVAKAALDDADQRLPAEAMVLGIEFDSGQKAYSLDELPERACIVDEEDDQQVAVFWYQPTATAVAFDRRVDDQTLTFYADEISPESAPFKDRETGTRWSIAGRGIDGPLRGKELKWVSSIQCRWFAWSAEYPETKLHVDSE; encoded by the coding sequence GTGCTGCCTCGATGCACGCGTGCGGACGATGAGCCCGCGATTCCCCGCGAAACGGCGAAGCCCATCACGGAACCGCCGTGTTCGTATTGTTCGACTCAAAACCGCAAGGCTCTCATCCGCGGCGACGATCGCGTGATTGCGTGGCTGCGAGCCAGCCACAACGGCGGCGCTTTTCCGATTCGCTACTTTCTGGCCGGACCGCGAGTCGTGAACGACACCTATGGCCTGTTCTTCTACGACCCGGACAGCAACTTCGTGGCGGCGTACGAGAAAGCCTACGGATACCGCATGTACGGCCGGCGAAACGGTGTCATGATTGTTCAGGGAGAAGACGGAACACTGTGGTCGGCACTGACGGGCATGGCATTTTCCGGGCCCCGGAAGGGAGAACGCCTGCAGCGGATTCCCAGTCTGGTTACGGACTGGAACTACTGGATGATGCTGCATCCGGAATCAACAACGTATGACCTGTTCGATGGCGACACGTACAAATCCGTGGCGCTGCCGATGGAAGTTGGCCCGGTCGCGAAGGCCGCTCTCGATGACGCCGACCAGCGGCTTCCTGCCGAAGCGATGGTGCTGGGAATCGAGTTTGATTCCGGTCAGAAGGCGTATTCGCTGGACGAGCTTCCTGAACGTGCATGCATCGTGGACGAAGAGGACGACCAGCAGGTTGCCGTGTTCTGGTATCAGCCAACGGCAACCGCCGTGGCGTTCGATCGACGGGTGGATGACCAGACGCTGACGTTTTACGCCGACGAGATTTCTCCGGAATCGGCGCCCTTCAAGGACAGAGAAACGGGAACGCGGTGGTCGATCGCCGGACGCGGAATCGACGGACCTCTGCGGGGAAAAGAACTGAAATGGGTGAGCAGCATTCAGTGCCGCTGGTTCGCCTGGTCGGCCGAATACCCGGAGACTAAGCTTCATGTCGACTCGGAATGA
- a CDS encoding retropepsin-like aspartic protease encodes MKMLCLLSGYLLTSSVVAIAGTTLDDPKTVLKEHGVRVLGSTLTMEDEGEFRSQVAKAAKVKRAMHEAAKKLAIAELQILEMEQNLAALTAANIQINAQLTNTDPNSNAALYNQLVGANNANVGSIKLRQQQLQAGRKEIEQIRAAANQAQEDFIQYVLETRALANAVEEKRQKAAQNEAAQAAVRELNSADDREYTLDKPSRAFSQALQKLEDLEAMVLSEDIAIRADPGGTGRVSVVVNGEDAIEMVIDSGASIITLPADAAAKLNVVPGPGDPPITLVLADGSQITGTRVKLKTVRVGQFEVPDVDCAVLGRDAINADPLLGMSFLKNFEFRINSAERTLTLTHIEEGTSSDKDRRR; translated from the coding sequence ATGAAAATGCTGTGCCTGCTGTCTGGATACTTGCTGACGTCATCCGTCGTCGCGATTGCCGGCACGACGCTTGATGATCCGAAAACCGTGCTGAAGGAACACGGTGTCCGGGTGCTCGGCAGCACGCTGACCATGGAGGACGAAGGCGAGTTCCGGTCGCAGGTCGCGAAGGCCGCAAAGGTCAAACGCGCCATGCACGAAGCGGCAAAGAAACTGGCGATTGCCGAACTGCAGATCCTGGAGATGGAACAGAATCTGGCGGCACTGACGGCGGCCAACATCCAGATCAACGCTCAACTGACCAACACCGATCCAAACAGCAACGCGGCGCTTTACAATCAACTGGTCGGCGCCAACAACGCAAACGTCGGCAGCATCAAACTTCGCCAGCAGCAGCTTCAGGCGGGAAGGAAGGAGATTGAACAGATCCGGGCCGCCGCCAACCAGGCTCAGGAGGACTTCATTCAATACGTCCTGGAAACTCGCGCCCTCGCGAATGCCGTTGAAGAAAAACGTCAGAAGGCCGCTCAGAATGAAGCCGCTCAGGCGGCTGTTCGGGAACTCAACTCCGCCGACGACAGGGAATACACGCTCGACAAGCCGTCGCGAGCATTCTCGCAGGCGCTGCAGAAACTGGAAGATCTGGAAGCGATGGTGCTGTCGGAGGACATCGCCATTCGAGCCGACCCCGGTGGCACGGGTCGCGTGTCTGTTGTCGTCAACGGAGAGGACGCGATCGAGATGGTGATCGACTCCGGCGCCAGCATCATCACGCTCCCCGCCGATGCGGCCGCGAAACTGAATGTCGTCCCCGGACCGGGCGACCCGCCCATCACACTGGTTTTGGCGGACGGAAGCCAGATCACGGGAACACGAGTAAAGCTGAAGACGGTGCGAGTCGGTCAGTTCGAAGTTCCGGATGTCGATTGCGCTGTGCTTGGACGAGACGCGATCAATGCCGATCCGCTGCTGGGGATGAGCTTCCTGAAGAACTTCGAGTTCCGCATCAATTCCGCCGAACGCACGCTGACACTGACGCACATCGAAGAAGGCACTTCGTCCGACAAGGACCGGCGCCGGTAA
- a CDS encoding serine hydrolase domain-containing protein: protein MMKNLALCAAAFALLPATAMPVQGQVTSIDSPTLSEQIQAIRKSASLTAIGATVMVDGQVIAEAAVGERRQGSDVPVTVDDRWHIGSVTKSMTATVIAKLVERGELAWDATLPALLPEMSADFDSSWNDVHLHHLLTHTAGLPANFPVRVQFLRPESRSSLHETRRQELVAVLAEPARSPPGDRHSYSNIGYTLAGFIAAEKAGVPWETLMERELFVPLKLTSAGFGPPVGENELDQPWGHRRSLFVRVPADPKGGADNSPIIGPAGIIHMTMKDLAAYGWQHLHGETTPDGMLKADTFVKLHTPAAGDYGYGWVIWQRDWADGRLIWHNGSNTMWYTLLMLVPSRDAVIVVVTNDGNLADAQPAFFDLAESIVKVLPVVRKEGQ from the coding sequence ATGATGAAAAACCTCGCTTTGTGCGCCGCGGCGTTCGCGCTGCTGCCTGCCACCGCCATGCCGGTTCAGGGACAAGTCACATCGATCGACTCCCCGACGCTGAGTGAACAGATTCAGGCGATCAGGAAATCTGCGAGTCTGACAGCAATCGGCGCGACGGTAATGGTTGATGGCCAGGTCATCGCGGAGGCGGCTGTCGGTGAGCGGCGGCAGGGGTCCGACGTACCCGTCACCGTAGACGACCGCTGGCACATCGGATCGGTCACCAAATCGATGACCGCCACGGTGATCGCCAAACTCGTCGAACGAGGCGAACTGGCCTGGGACGCGACTCTGCCGGCACTGCTTCCCGAAATGTCGGCAGACTTCGACTCGAGCTGGAATGACGTCCACCTGCATCATCTGCTGACCCACACTGCCGGGCTTCCGGCAAACTTTCCGGTTCGTGTGCAGTTTCTGCGGCCTGAATCACGGTCGTCACTTCACGAAACGCGTCGTCAGGAACTGGTGGCGGTCCTGGCGGAACCAGCGCGATCACCGCCCGGTGACAGGCATTCCTATTCCAACATCGGCTACACGCTTGCCGGATTCATCGCCGCGGAAAAGGCCGGTGTGCCATGGGAAACGCTGATGGAACGTGAACTGTTTGTTCCCCTGAAACTGACATCAGCGGGCTTCGGTCCGCCGGTCGGCGAGAATGAACTCGATCAGCCGTGGGGACATCGGCGATCGCTGTTCGTCCGCGTTCCCGCCGACCCGAAAGGCGGGGCGGACAATTCTCCGATCATCGGACCGGCAGGAATCATCCATATGACCATGAAGGATCTCGCGGCCTACGGCTGGCAGCACCTGCATGGCGAGACCACACCGGACGGCATGCTGAAGGCGGATACTTTCGTGAAGCTGCATACACCGGCTGCCGGCGACTACGGCTACGGCTGGGTCATCTGGCAGCGAGACTGGGCCGACGGGCGACTGATCTGGCACAACGGCTCGAACACGATGTGGTACACACTACTGATGCTGGTGCCTTCGCGCGATGCCGTAATCGTTGTTGTGACCAACGACGGCAACCTTGCCGACGCGCAGCCGGCATTCTTCGACCTTGCGGAATCAATCGTGAAGGTGCTGCCGGTGGTTCGGAAAGAAGGGCAGTAG
- a CDS encoding DUF1559 domain-containing protein — protein sequence MARKSLKRGFTLIELLVVIAIIAILISLLLPAVQQAREAARRIQCKNNLKQIGLALHNYLDVHSAFPPSFVSDISTLNTTGGEWSVQARILPYLEQANLYSAASLELPYQHPANGNIATQRIAAYLCPSEPNDRARTDSSSGQKVHYPLTYGFNGGTWRVWTNATHQQGDGAFAPNSRFRPADFTDGMSNTLCFSEVKAFTAYNRDGDTGTAAIPTTATDVESLVAAGGSSKADSGHTEWVDGRVHQTGFTVTLGPNAKMTVPGGNRPNEGDFTSCREDAGCSGPTFAAVTSEAGTSERSSLC from the coding sequence GTGGCTCGGAAATCTCTCAAGCGTGGCTTTACACTGATCGAACTTCTGGTGGTGATCGCCATTATCGCGATCCTGATTTCGCTCCTGCTGCCCGCTGTGCAGCAAGCTCGCGAGGCAGCTCGGCGCATTCAGTGCAAGAACAACCTGAAACAGATCGGGCTGGCATTGCACAACTACCTGGACGTGCACAGCGCGTTTCCTCCGTCGTTCGTGTCCGACATTTCAACGCTGAACACGACCGGCGGCGAGTGGTCCGTCCAGGCGCGAATCCTGCCATATCTGGAGCAGGCAAACCTTTACAGCGCGGCAAGTCTGGAGCTTCCGTACCAGCACCCTGCCAACGGCAATATCGCGACACAGCGAATCGCCGCGTACCTGTGCCCGTCGGAACCCAACGATCGCGCTCGCACGGATAGTAGCTCCGGTCAAAAGGTTCACTATCCGCTGACGTACGGCTTCAACGGCGGAACCTGGCGTGTCTGGACGAACGCCACTCACCAGCAGGGCGATGGCGCGTTCGCGCCCAATTCGCGATTTCGGCCGGCCGATTTCACGGATGGAATGAGTAACACGCTTTGCTTTTCCGAGGTCAAGGCCTTCACGGCCTATAACCGCGATGGCGACACCGGCACGGCGGCGATTCCGACGACCGCCACGGATGTCGAATCACTGGTCGCCGCCGGAGGAAGCAGCAAGGCCGACAGCGGCCACACGGAATGGGTCGACGGCAGAGTTCATCAGACGGGGTTCACTGTCACGCTTGGCCCGAATGCAAAGATGACGGTGCCGGGCGGGAACCGGCCGAACGAGGGTGACTTTACCTCCTGCCGCGAAGATGCCGGCTGCAGCGGTCCAACGTTTGCCGCGGTGACATCCGAAGCTGGCACGTCGGAGCGGTCCAGTCTCTGCTGA
- the larA gene encoding nickel-dependent lactate racemase gives MQIELRCGRGSVPVSLPDDADVTVIRKPPMPVISSPPDAVAAAFAQPVESPPLRELARGANSACIAVCDITRPVPNHLFLRPLIETLIAGGISPDRIQVLIATGLHRPNEGDELKELIGDPWVLENVSVVNHFARDDAQHVHLGNTRTRGTVVRLDRRFVEADLRIATGLVEPHFMAGYSGGRKVIAPGLAHAETITTFHSARFMADPAATSCNFAGNPLHEEQLEIVRLLGGALAVNTVIDEFRRLSFVNFGEVIASHQAAVSYVRKYCEVPVGRRFHTVITSAAGYPLDRTYYQTVKGMVTAIDILEPGGSLIIVSDCSEGMGSAEFTNAQKRLRALGPQAFLNSLLLKSHAEIDEWQTQMQLRTQAIGNVFLHSHGLSADEFELTGVQRAESLDSTIRHCMEQGADNAVAVIPEGPYVVPFCDHVPEC, from the coding sequence ATGCAGATCGAACTTCGATGCGGGCGCGGCTCGGTCCCGGTGTCGCTGCCGGATGACGCTGATGTGACGGTCATTCGCAAGCCGCCGATGCCGGTTATCAGTTCACCGCCGGATGCTGTTGCCGCCGCTTTCGCGCAGCCGGTGGAATCGCCGCCGCTGCGTGAACTGGCCCGCGGCGCGAACAGTGCCTGCATTGCCGTCTGCGATATTACTCGGCCGGTGCCGAATCATCTGTTTCTCAGACCGCTGATCGAAACGCTGATCGCAGGCGGCATTTCGCCGGATCGCATCCAGGTGCTGATCGCGACGGGACTGCACCGCCCGAACGAAGGGGACGAACTGAAGGAACTGATCGGTGATCCGTGGGTGCTGGAAAACGTGTCGGTCGTCAACCACTTCGCTCGCGACGATGCTCAGCATGTTCATCTCGGCAATACGCGCACGCGCGGCACCGTGGTTCGGCTGGATCGCCGGTTCGTCGAAGCCGATCTGCGGATCGCCACGGGACTGGTCGAACCGCATTTCATGGCCGGATATTCGGGAGGCCGCAAGGTGATCGCTCCCGGCCTGGCTCACGCGGAAACGATCACAACGTTCCACAGTGCTCGCTTCATGGCCGATCCGGCCGCAACAAGCTGTAACTTCGCAGGTAATCCATTGCACGAAGAACAACTGGAAATTGTCCGACTGCTGGGCGGAGCACTCGCCGTCAACACAGTGATTGATGAATTCCGCAGACTGTCGTTCGTCAATTTCGGTGAAGTGATTGCCAGTCACCAGGCAGCGGTCAGTTATGTGCGAAAGTATTGCGAAGTGCCGGTCGGCCGCAGATTCCACACGGTGATCACCAGTGCCGCCGGTTATCCGCTGGACAGAACCTACTATCAAACGGTCAAGGGCATGGTGACGGCGATCGACATTCTGGAACCCGGCGGCAGCCTGATAATTGTGTCGGATTGTTCCGAAGGAATGGGCTCGGCGGAATTCACGAACGCTCAGAAGCGACTGCGGGCTCTGGGACCGCAGGCGTTTCTGAATTCGCTGCTGCTGAAATCACATGCCGAAATCGATGAATGGCAGACGCAGATGCAGCTCAGGACGCAGGCGATTGGAAACGTCTTTCTGCACAGCCACGGACTGTCCGCCGACGAATTTGAACTGACCGGCGTTCAGCGAGCGGAGTCACTGGATTCGACGATTCGCCATTGCATGGAGCAAGGTGCGGACAACGCGGTGGCCGTGATTCCGGAAGGTCCGTACGTCGTGCCTTTTTGCGATCACGTTCCGGAATGCTGA
- a CDS encoding HTTM domain-containing protein: protein MKSESAAFSARIRQFFFAEEIPYGAALARIFLPAAALTPMLQRFPRVRELYSTEGTSVQLSESFGVGQWMPLAPPAIAVALFAVMVACLVCGIVGWRTRISLAIGTVLYAYFNFLDTIGTFTKYSVLSTHLLLMLTLSNAGAIWSIDAFLKRRRQGAMADIVPPRFPVWPARMMQIVFAFMYFGAGITKIQTDAFFSGEQMRYWMLSNLNYDNPIGEVMAMWTPLLLVSAYITVVWEIVFVFLVWRGRSRFFVLGIGATFHFFTFLLLGLRIFPAICISGYLSFINERDVIWLRAQARRLSFLKPVRNGFQLRLNQLFDRLPAPLPAAATWILLVCATAVTATEVEYRADLYGQRRPEGLMPLEKMSTSEALAKTTNELPLREKDKFFSFELGSFTIGGQLANRRHEFEYGEQVFAQCTLNPPHEDMWVECILQDTEKRTIEQLGQFATRDMYRVNFPYLLGSRLVPGEYEFVLRSSGQEIYRRRFHLKGNGEQPADALSGYLTN, encoded by the coding sequence ATGAAATCCGAGTCTGCTGCTTTTTCTGCCCGTATCCGACAGTTTTTCTTCGCGGAAGAGATTCCCTATGGCGCGGCGCTGGCCCGAATCTTTCTTCCAGCCGCTGCACTGACTCCGATGCTGCAGCGGTTTCCGCGAGTGCGGGAATTGTATTCCACTGAAGGAACCAGCGTGCAGTTGTCCGAGAGTTTCGGAGTCGGACAGTGGATGCCGCTGGCTCCGCCGGCGATAGCCGTTGCCCTGTTCGCCGTCATGGTTGCGTGCCTGGTGTGTGGAATCGTCGGCTGGAGAACTCGAATTTCACTAGCCATCGGGACGGTGCTGTATGCTTATTTTAATTTCCTGGACACGATTGGCACGTTTACAAAGTATTCCGTCCTGTCGACTCATCTGCTGCTGATGCTGACATTGTCCAACGCGGGAGCCATCTGGTCGATCGACGCGTTTCTGAAACGACGTCGCCAGGGAGCAATGGCAGATATTGTGCCGCCGCGGTTTCCCGTCTGGCCGGCGAGAATGATGCAGATCGTGTTTGCCTTCATGTATTTTGGTGCAGGAATCACGAAGATTCAAACGGATGCATTCTTCAGCGGCGAACAAATGCGTTACTGGATGCTGAGCAACTTGAACTATGACAATCCCATCGGCGAGGTAATGGCGATGTGGACACCCCTGCTCCTTGTCAGCGCCTATATCACGGTCGTCTGGGAGATTGTTTTTGTGTTTCTGGTGTGGCGTGGTCGCAGCCGCTTTTTCGTGTTGGGGATCGGTGCGACGTTCCACTTTTTCACCTTCCTTCTGCTCGGGCTGCGGATTTTTCCTGCAATCTGTATCAGCGGTTACCTGTCGTTCATCAATGAGCGCGACGTGATCTGGCTGCGGGCTCAGGCACGAAGGCTGTCCTTCCTGAAGCCCGTTCGGAACGGTTTCCAGCTAAGACTGAATCAGCTTTTCGATCGGCTGCCGGCACCACTGCCCGCAGCGGCCACATGGATTCTGCTTGTGTGTGCAACGGCTGTGACGGCAACGGAAGTGGAATATCGAGCGGATCTTTATGGCCAGCGGCGTCCGGAAGGACTGATGCCGCTGGAAAAAATGTCCACCAGCGAAGCGCTGGCAAAAACCACCAACGAACTGCCGCTGCGCGAAAAGGACAAGTTCTTTTCCTTTGAACTCGGCAGCTTTACCATTGGTGGTCAGTTGGCAAATCGACGTCACGAATTCGAATACGGTGAACAGGTCTTTGCTCAGTGTACGCTGAATCCTCCCCATGAAGATATGTGGGTGGAATGTATTCTGCAGGACACGGAAAAACGCACGATCGAACAACTTGGTCAGTTCGCGACGCGCGACATGTACCGCGTCAACTTCCCGTATCTGCTCGGAAGCAGGCTGGTCCCGGGCGAATACGAGTTCGTCCTTCGCAGTTCCGGGCAGGAAATCTATCGCCGCAGGTTCCACCTGAAAGGTAACGGTGAACAGCCTGCCGATGCCCTGTCCGGTTACCTGACGAACTAA
- a CDS encoding DUF4159 domain-containing protein has product MRQIVLMFLSAWMVSIGLTTSADAQFRAESLTDLQLRDRVHKALRNGTDYLRRRQNGDGSWGRIDEEYGEHHVGLTSLAVMALINSDVPVTSDEVQGGLNYLRNHGEAHLKANDKRSVYETSLMIMALCAAEDPQRDGLRINNLATALIETQCQQGQNSGLWGYRLARLGGSPGSNGEDRSNGQFAVLALRDAAYAGVPIDRSVWQRTHEHWQRLQRPDGGWGYHPEDAARGSMTVAGLSTLAITTRMLADDSDVGANGRPDCCAEHPVSDAFQKGRRWMATYFDVFKNPGSPNWHYYYLYGLERAGRLSSVRFFGQHDWYRMGARYLVSNGVQQADGSWVSRNGAKWDLTMPTSYAMLFLSKGLSRVVVNKLDYSSTGLEQDVHGPWNRHPLDIPNLIELIDQSEGWPPRLTSQVLSLSRLTDDSAVLDMNQAPVLYISGKDAPQLTDQHIRWLRDYVDEGGFIFAVANCEGGTFDAGFREIVERMFPLGEASLQRLQPDHPIFRSEHPLNADSIELHGVDFGCRTAIVYAPEDHACLWQKWMKHDPRDRKQDLTTAIIRSTRVGVNVLAYATGREPPEKLNEAMVRKDDAEMRVKRGLLEIAQLRHDGGWDTAPKALTNLLRGLSEIDGIAVSPERQAIPITLPELTRFPIAYMHGRYRFQLAAQERDALRDYLSRGTMLFADACCGSPRFDQSFRDLMQQMYPDNPLELIPADHELYAETTGFKIEDVKRRKQVPGQGNASMKTQTVVGPPLLYGVKIEGRYVVIYSPYDISCALENQASLACDGYLEEDALRLGINIVLYSMLQNVSATEWLAE; this is encoded by the coding sequence ATGAGACAAATCGTGCTCATGTTCCTGTCGGCATGGATGGTTTCCATCGGGTTGACCACGTCGGCGGACGCTCAGTTTCGCGCTGAATCTCTGACCGACCTGCAACTTCGGGACCGCGTCCACAAGGCTCTTCGGAACGGAACGGACTATCTGCGCCGGCGGCAGAATGGGGACGGTTCGTGGGGCCGGATCGACGAAGAGTATGGCGAGCATCATGTCGGACTGACGTCGCTGGCGGTGATGGCCTTGATCAACAGCGACGTCCCTGTGACGTCGGACGAAGTTCAGGGAGGATTGAACTATCTTCGCAACCACGGCGAAGCGCACCTGAAGGCGAACGATAAACGTTCGGTGTATGAAACATCGCTGATGATCATGGCTCTGTGTGCCGCTGAAGATCCGCAGCGCGACGGTTTGCGGATCAACAACCTGGCAACCGCTTTGATCGAAACGCAGTGTCAGCAGGGGCAGAACAGCGGTCTGTGGGGGTATCGGCTGGCTCGGCTTGGCGGATCTCCCGGCAGCAACGGAGAAGACCGCAGCAACGGTCAGTTTGCCGTTCTGGCACTTCGCGATGCGGCCTACGCGGGAGTTCCGATTGACCGGTCTGTCTGGCAGCGGACGCACGAACACTGGCAGCGGTTGCAGAGGCCGGACGGAGGATGGGGCTATCATCCCGAAGACGCCGCCCGGGGCAGCATGACCGTAGCCGGGCTGTCGACGCTGGCGATTACGACACGGATGCTGGCCGACGATTCTGATGTCGGGGCCAACGGACGTCCCGACTGTTGTGCCGAGCATCCGGTTTCTGACGCGTTTCAAAAAGGCCGCCGCTGGATGGCGACCTACTTCGACGTTTTCAAGAACCCCGGTTCGCCTAACTGGCATTACTACTATCTCTATGGCCTGGAACGCGCCGGGCGACTCAGCAGCGTGCGGTTCTTCGGACAGCACGACTGGTACCGAATGGGAGCCCGCTATCTGGTCAGCAACGGAGTACAGCAGGCCGACGGAAGCTGGGTCAGCCGCAACGGAGCGAAGTGGGATCTGACAATGCCGACGTCGTATGCGATGCTGTTTCTGTCAAAGGGACTTTCGCGAGTCGTCGTGAACAAGCTGGATTATTCCTCAACGGGACTGGAACAGGACGTTCATGGTCCGTGGAACCGCCATCCGCTGGACATCCCGAATTTGATTGAACTGATCGACCAAAGTGAAGGCTGGCCTCCCCGACTGACCAGTCAGGTGTTGTCGCTGTCTCGGCTGACGGATGACAGCGCTGTGCTGGACATGAACCAGGCTCCCGTGCTGTATATTTCCGGAAAAGACGCGCCGCAACTGACCGATCAGCACATTCGCTGGCTGCGTGACTACGTCGACGAAGGCGGCTTTATCTTCGCCGTGGCGAATTGCGAAGGCGGAACTTTCGATGCCGGCTTTCGCGAGATCGTCGAACGAATGTTTCCTCTCGGTGAAGCCTCACTGCAGCGGCTGCAGCCCGATCATCCGATCTTCCGCAGCGAACATCCGTTGAACGCCGATTCAATCGAGCTGCACGGAGTCGATTTCGGCTGCCGCACGGCAATCGTTTACGCTCCCGAAGACCACGCCTGTCTGTGGCAGAAATGGATGAAGCACGATCCCAGAGACCGCAAGCAGGATCTGACGACGGCAATTATTCGAAGTACTCGAGTCGGAGTGAACGTACTGGCCTATGCCACCGGTCGCGAACCGCCGGAGAAGCTGAACGAAGCCATGGTGCGAAAAGACGACGCCGAAATGCGCGTCAAGCGGGGACTGCTGGAGATCGCTCAACTGCGGCACGACGGCGGCTGGGATACCGCCCCGAAAGCGCTGACAAATCTGCTGAGAGGTCTGAGTGAGATCGATGGTATCGCCGTGTCGCCCGAGCGTCAGGCGATTCCCATTACTCTGCCCGAACTGACGCGGTTTCCCATTGCCTATATGCACGGCCGTTATCGCTTTCAGCTTGCCGCGCAGGAACGCGACGCTCTGCGCGACTATCTGAGCCGCGGCACGATGCTGTTCGCGGACGCCTGCTGTGGTTCGCCGCGATTTGATCAGAGCTTCCGTGACCTGATGCAGCAGATGTATCCCGACAACCCGCTGGAACTGATTCCCGCCGACCATGAACTCTACGCTGAGACCACTGGTTTCAAGATCGAAGACGTCAAGCGACGAAAACAGGTTCCCGGTCAGGGAAATGCCTCGATGAAGACTCAGACAGTTGTCGGGCCGCCGCTGCTTTACGGCGTTAAAATTGAAGGCCGCTACGTGGTCATCTACAGTCCCTACGACATCAGTTGCGCTCTGGAAAATCAGGCGTCGCTGGCCTGTGACGGCTATCTGGAAGAAGATGCCCTTCGGCTGGGAATCAACATTGTGCTGTATTCGATGCTGCAGAACGTGAGCGCGACGGAGTGGCTGGCGGAGTGA
- a CDS encoding glycosyltransferase family 4 protein produces MRVAHIITRLIIGGAQENTLYNVDDQHHIHGDDVCLITGPGLGPEGSLEQRAHDRGLDIRTLPELQRSLHPWRDIGCYFALKRMLRDYRPDIVHTHSSKGGILGRRAAYALGIPAVHTIHGASFHFGQPALLHHSYRIAERFADKWCRHFISVCDAMSQQYLAAGIGTAQKFTTIYSGMEVEQFAQPSRSRAEVRAELGISPDEIVVGKIARLFNLKGHEYLIEAAPAIVAKVPRVKFLLLGDGILYDQFVQRIAELGLTRHFVFAGLVPPERVTDYLHAMDVVVHTSVWEGLARVLPQALIAGKPVVSFDIDGASEVCIDEVTGLLVPPRSVSELAQAVNRLCLDQELRARFGTTGRDRFTERFRHESMTKQIREVYRKVLDGA; encoded by the coding sequence GTGAGAGTCGCTCACATTATTACGCGGCTGATCATCGGTGGTGCTCAGGAAAACACGCTGTACAACGTCGACGACCAGCACCACATTCACGGCGACGACGTGTGCCTGATCACGGGGCCGGGCCTTGGTCCGGAAGGGTCGCTGGAACAGCGGGCACATGACCGCGGACTCGACATCAGAACGCTTCCCGAACTGCAGCGCAGTCTGCATCCGTGGCGGGATATCGGCTGCTATTTCGCTCTGAAGCGAATGCTGCGGGACTACCGGCCGGACATCGTCCACACTCACAGTTCCAAGGGCGGAATTTTGGGTCGGCGCGCGGCGTATGCTCTGGGGATTCCCGCGGTTCACACCATTCACGGAGCCTCGTTTCACTTCGGGCAGCCGGCGCTGCTGCATCACAGCTACCGGATTGCCGAACGCTTCGCCGACAAATGGTGCCGACATTTCATCAGCGTGTGCGACGCCATGTCGCAGCAGTATCTGGCGGCGGGAATCGGAACGGCCCAAAAGTTCACGACGATCTACAGCGGCATGGAAGTGGAACAGTTTGCTCAGCCGTCGCGCAGCCGGGCGGAGGTGCGGGCCGAACTGGGCATCAGTCCCGATGAAATCGTCGTCGGAAAAATCGCCAGGCTGTTCAATCTGAAGGGGCACGAATACCTGATCGAAGCAGCTCCGGCGATCGTCGCGAAAGTTCCCCGCGTGAAGTTCCTGTTGCTCGGTGACGGCATCCTGTACGACCAGTTCGTTCAGCGCATCGCCGAACTTGGACTGACGCGGCATTTCGTGTTTGCCGGCCTGGTTCCTCCGGAAAGGGTGACCGACTATCTGCACGCGATGGACGTCGTCGTTCACACAAGTGTCTGGGAAGGGCTGGCGCGAGTTCTGCCGCAGGCGCTGATCGCGGGCAAGCCGGTTGTCAGCTTTGACATCGATGGAGCATCCGAAGTCTGCATAGACGAAGTCACCGGACTGCTGGTTCCACCGAGATCGGTCAGCGAACTTGCTCAGGCCGTCAACCGATTGTGCCTGGACCAGGAACTGCGAGCACGCTTCGGAACGACCGGCCGCGACCGGTTCACCGAACGGTTTCGCCACGAATCCATGACCAAACAAATCCGCGAAGTGTATCGGAAGGTTCTGGACGGTGCGTGA